One segment of Phaeacidiphilus oryzae TH49 DNA contains the following:
- a CDS encoding ABC transporter ATP-binding protein: MAVFDGVSKSFGKVRAVQDLGFELTAGETVALLGPNGAGKSTSFDLLLGLRDPDRGSVSLFGGTPRQAITDGRVGAMLQSGGLMPEVTVREMVALGCDLHPRGHRVDEIMKRAGIDDIGDRKVDRLSGGQTQRVRFALAIAGDNDLVVLDEPTTGMDVTSRQSFWTSMKEQAEAGRTVLFATHYLEEADSVADRVLVLHKGRLLADGTAAEIKARAGLRRISFDLAEPAAPGALEQLPGVVSLDGGAGHTVRIRSNDADATVAAIYRAGLYPRGLEVTGLGLEQAFLAITDEADEADARSSTNEGER, from the coding sequence ATCGCCGTCTTCGACGGCGTCAGCAAGAGCTTCGGCAAGGTCCGCGCCGTACAGGACCTCGGCTTCGAGCTCACCGCCGGCGAGACCGTCGCCCTGCTCGGCCCCAACGGCGCCGGCAAGTCGACCAGCTTCGACCTCCTCCTCGGCCTCCGCGACCCGGACCGCGGCAGCGTCAGCCTCTTCGGCGGCACTCCGCGCCAGGCCATCACGGACGGCCGGGTCGGCGCCATGCTGCAGAGCGGCGGCCTGATGCCGGAGGTGACGGTCCGTGAGATGGTCGCCCTCGGCTGCGACCTCCATCCGCGCGGCCACCGGGTGGACGAGATCATGAAGCGCGCCGGGATCGACGACATCGGCGACCGCAAGGTGGACAGGCTCTCCGGCGGCCAGACCCAGCGGGTCCGCTTCGCCCTCGCCATCGCCGGCGACAACGACCTGGTCGTCCTCGACGAGCCGACCACCGGCATGGACGTCACCTCCCGCCAGTCCTTCTGGACGTCGATGAAGGAGCAGGCCGAGGCGGGCCGCACGGTCCTCTTCGCCACCCACTACCTGGAGGAGGCCGACTCGGTCGCCGACCGGGTGCTGGTGCTCCACAAGGGCCGGCTGCTGGCGGACGGCACCGCGGCCGAGATCAAGGCCCGGGCCGGCCTCCGCCGGATCAGCTTCGACCTGGCCGAGCCGGCCGCCCCGGGCGCGCTGGAGCAGCTGCCGGGCGTCGTCTCGCTGGACGGCGGCGCCGGGCACACCGTCCGCATCCGCAGCAACGACGCGGACGCCACGGTCGCCGCGATCTACCGGGCGGGCCTCTACCCGCGCGGCCTGGAGGTCACCGGGCTCGGCCTGGAGCAGGCCTTCCTCGCCATCACCGACGAGGCGGACGAGGCGGACGCCAGGAGCAGCACGAACGAAGGGGAGCGCTGA
- a CDS encoding prolyl oligopeptidase family serine peptidase — protein MTPVTPAPTFPRQYSRTLRYTLGAPRSFALSPDGSRVAFLRTRGGTERANLLWVLDLPGDAAPDGGSAAAPAERVAADPAALLDSGGESLTDAERARRERSREGSAGVVGYATDAAVTLAAFVLSGRLFTAGLTPGGTARELPAAGPLLDPRPSPDGRHIGYATVDGELRVIAADGTGDRALAAPEESERGRVSWGQAEFIAQEEMSRFRGFWWAPDGERMLAARVDESPVQRWWIADPANPSRPPREVAYPAAGTPNAEVGLYVLGLDGSRAEVKWDRGRFPYLARVHWSAGGPPLLLVQTRDQRAQRYLAVDPDTGSTSTVLDEEDPVWLELFSGVPAWTGDGRLVRIADLPDSGGGADGGAGVRALVVGDAVRTGPELHVRAVLDIGDTDVLITASAGPAAEAAGRPETGEVHVYRVPLDPDGGPAVRLSGRPGHHGAVRNGGPVRVLLSAALDRPGTEAAVWRDDRPLAEIASLAEPPVITAAPLIGRASPRGIPSAVLLPTGYDPARDGRLPVLMNPYGGPHGQMVVASHNAHLTSQWFADQGFAVVVADGRGTPGHSPDWEKSVARDFAGATLDDQVAALQALAEDHPLDLGRVGIRGWSYGGYLAALAVLRRPDVFHAAVAGAPVTDWELYDTHYTERYLGHPVTEEVYRANSLLADAPRLERPLMLIHGLADDNVVAAHTLRLSSHLLAAGRPHEVLPLSGVTHMTPQEEVAENLLLLQVDFLRRALGV, from the coding sequence ATGACTCCGGTGACGCCCGCTCCGACCTTTCCCCGCCAGTACTCCCGGACGCTCCGCTACACCCTGGGCGCGCCGCGCTCGTTCGCGCTCTCGCCGGACGGCAGCCGGGTCGCCTTCCTCCGAACCCGCGGGGGGACCGAACGGGCGAACCTGCTGTGGGTGCTCGACCTTCCGGGTGACGCTGCTCCGGACGGGGGGTCCGCCGCGGCCCCCGCCGAGCGGGTCGCCGCCGACCCCGCCGCCCTCCTGGACAGCGGCGGCGAGTCGCTGACCGACGCCGAGCGGGCCCGCCGCGAGCGCAGCCGCGAGGGCTCGGCGGGCGTGGTCGGCTACGCCACCGACGCGGCCGTCACCCTCGCCGCCTTCGTCCTCTCCGGCCGCCTCTTCACGGCCGGCCTCACCCCGGGCGGCACCGCCCGCGAGCTCCCCGCCGCCGGTCCGCTGCTGGACCCCCGCCCGTCCCCGGACGGCCGGCACATCGGGTACGCCACCGTCGACGGCGAGCTGCGGGTGATCGCCGCCGACGGCACCGGGGACCGGGCGCTGGCCGCCCCCGAGGAGTCCGAGCGCGGCCGGGTGTCCTGGGGGCAGGCCGAGTTCATCGCCCAGGAGGAGATGAGCCGCTTCCGCGGCTTCTGGTGGGCACCGGACGGGGAGCGGATGCTGGCCGCCCGGGTGGACGAGTCCCCGGTCCAGCGGTGGTGGATCGCCGACCCGGCCAACCCCTCCCGGCCGCCCCGCGAGGTCGCCTATCCGGCGGCCGGCACCCCCAACGCCGAGGTCGGGCTGTACGTCCTCGGCCTGGACGGGAGCCGGGCCGAGGTGAAGTGGGACCGCGGGCGGTTCCCGTACCTGGCCCGGGTGCACTGGTCGGCCGGCGGCCCGCCGCTGCTGCTCGTCCAGACCCGCGACCAGCGCGCCCAGCGCTACCTGGCGGTGGACCCGGACACCGGCTCGACCAGCACGGTCCTGGACGAGGAGGACCCGGTCTGGCTGGAGCTCTTCTCCGGCGTCCCGGCCTGGACCGGCGACGGCCGGTTGGTGCGGATCGCCGACCTGCCCGACTCGGGCGGCGGCGCGGACGGAGGCGCGGGCGTCCGCGCCCTGGTCGTCGGCGACGCCGTGCGCACCGGCCCGGAGCTCCACGTCCGGGCGGTGCTGGACATCGGCGACACCGACGTCCTGATCACCGCCTCGGCCGGGCCGGCCGCGGAGGCGGCGGGCCGGCCGGAGACCGGCGAGGTGCACGTCTACCGGGTGCCGCTGGACCCCGACGGGGGCCCGGCGGTGCGGCTCAGCGGGCGGCCGGGCCACCACGGGGCGGTGCGGAACGGCGGGCCGGTGCGGGTGCTCCTCTCCGCCGCCCTCGACCGGCCCGGCACCGAGGCGGCGGTCTGGCGGGACGACCGGCCGCTCGCCGAGATCGCCTCGCTCGCCGAGCCGCCGGTGATCACCGCGGCCCCGCTGATCGGCCGGGCCAGCCCGCGCGGCATCCCGTCCGCCGTGCTGCTGCCCACCGGCTACGACCCGGCCCGGGACGGCCGGCTGCCGGTGCTGATGAACCCGTACGGCGGCCCGCACGGCCAGATGGTGGTCGCCTCGCACAACGCCCACCTCACCTCGCAGTGGTTCGCCGACCAGGGCTTCGCGGTGGTGGTCGCGGACGGCCGCGGCACCCCCGGGCACAGCCCGGACTGGGAGAAGTCGGTTGCCCGCGACTTCGCCGGGGCGACGCTGGACGACCAGGTGGCGGCGCTCCAGGCGCTGGCCGAGGACCACCCGCTGGACCTCGGACGGGTCGGCATCCGCGGCTGGTCCTACGGCGGGTACCTGGCGGCGCTGGCGGTGCTGCGGCGGCCGGACGTCTTCCACGCGGCGGTCGCGGGCGCCCCGGTGACCGACTGGGAGCTGTACGACACCCACTACACCGAGCGCTACCTCGGCCACCCCGTGACGGAGGAGGTCTACCGCGCCAACTCCCTCCTCGCCGACGCGCCGAGGCTGGAGCGCCCGCTGATGCTGATCCACGGCCTCGCGGACGACAACGTCGTGGCGGCGCACACCCTCCGCCTCTCCTCCCACCTCCTGGCGGCGGGCCGCCCGCACGAGGTGTTGCCGCTGTCCGGGGTGACCCACATGACCCCTCAGGAGGAGGTCGCCGAGAACCTCCTGCTCCTGCAGGTCGACTTTTTGCGCCGGGCTCTCGGCGTCTGA
- a CDS encoding DUF6531 domain-containing protein yields the protein MSEISDIIKDGARRIGKSLGEDAGRAVKKLYHQTGDNLDRVVKNHVENDAKHADELHRLHGHGDRAKSPHVGGGGGSPRPTAKGGSGREGGGGPWRESPSPHLKDSSPDPHGTSRDPNSRRCVGDPVDVATGEVVMAQQDAALPGALPLLLNRTHVSSYRAGRWFGPSWASTLDQRVELDEEEALLSGDDGTVLHFPLPSPDRPEGADGVEEPLRPVTGPNRRMYLEDGGERVRVDSPGSGLSWHFGTPDGRGPDRSERNVLRLPLLALTDRGGDRIDIAYGPDGAPQEIRHSGGYRIAVDTDGPRITAFRLLGRPDARPAAVAQKDTDRTVMLDWSKLPDPQADDAPEATASVELVRFAYDEHGHLSAVTNSSGRPMRFEYDEEGRLRHWTDRNRRRFRYLYDRQGRCTQARGDQGHLDSVFRYDTEAGTTTVTDSLGRQTVFRHNELGQITEETNAAGHTTHREWDEHDQLLSATDVLGRRTSFEYDADGLLSAVTHPDGSRTTTVHNSLGLPVEETGPDGTTLRFGYDRQGRTTSVTRADGTVARYRYDERGHLAEVVEPSGAVTRVTCDPAGQPVEITDAFGAVTRCLRDAFGRPVELVDPSGGRTALTWTVEGRPDTRTGPDGRVERWRWDPEGNLLRYTDRNGGTTVFEYTHFDKVSARTQPDGRRYTFGYDTELNLVRVTDPDGREWRYEYDELGRLVGETDFNGRTQRYRLDAAGQRLARTNGAGQTVSSGYDLLGREISRSTEAGSSTYSWDAAGRLVAAEGPDGVRLERTYDPVGRLLSETVDGRTLVFRHDEVGRRIERTTPSGASTALAWDALGNLTGLTASGQRIGFERDAQGRETRRVFGSSPGQGPVLDTTWDQLGRLLGQTVTGAAGERRRTHRYRADGVPIGLTDSQRGEREYVLNPMGRVLAVLGEDWTESYGYDRAGNLVHSEHPHPQAELSGGEITYEGTLVRGAGRTTYRNDEQGRVVERTERTLSGKTRTWTFSWDADDRLTEVEVPGGSRWRYRYDPLGRRISKQRITESGEEAERTEFTWDGPLLVEQTSYGPKLPGPYTLTWDHDEFRPVLQTERLGAAARNGDEVELDRGEVDRRFFAIVSDLVGAPTELLSAADGSTAWRADSTLWGITAPADGGARTTTPLRFPGQYYDPETRLHYNLHRYYDPAAARYLSPDPLGLAPAPNPHGYVGNPLTTADPLGLACEDPETFYRGMSTGELENQLKATGTLFPKYGETFVTQDRAYIEQLRARHPEDYEHLVQFTMKPGTRQALLDAGSRDDPASASIKDLGLDHLPVLQKRQPHRVHIKAELGFLNFGLRRKSAHIFNDRIESYTTVPWGEQ from the coding sequence GTGAGCGAGATATCCGACATCATCAAGGACGGCGCCCGGAGGATCGGGAAGTCGCTCGGCGAGGACGCCGGACGGGCCGTCAAGAAGCTCTACCACCAGACCGGGGACAACCTCGACCGGGTGGTCAAGAACCACGTCGAGAACGACGCCAAGCACGCCGACGAGCTCCACCGGCTGCACGGCCACGGCGACCGGGCCAAGAGCCCCCACGTCGGCGGGGGCGGCGGCAGCCCGCGCCCCACCGCCAAGGGCGGCAGCGGCAGGGAGGGCGGCGGCGGCCCCTGGCGCGAGAGCCCCTCCCCCCATCTGAAGGACTCCTCCCCCGACCCGCACGGCACCTCGCGCGACCCGAACTCCCGCCGCTGCGTCGGCGACCCGGTGGACGTCGCCACCGGCGAGGTGGTGATGGCGCAGCAGGACGCGGCGCTGCCCGGCGCGCTGCCGCTGCTGCTGAACCGCACCCACGTCTCCTCGTACCGGGCCGGCCGCTGGTTCGGCCCCAGCTGGGCGTCCACCCTGGACCAGCGGGTCGAGCTGGACGAGGAGGAGGCGCTGCTCTCCGGGGACGACGGGACGGTCCTCCACTTCCCGCTGCCCTCCCCCGACCGCCCGGAGGGCGCGGACGGCGTCGAGGAGCCGCTGCGGCCGGTCACCGGACCGAACCGGCGGATGTATCTGGAGGACGGCGGCGAGCGGGTCCGGGTGGACTCCCCCGGTTCCGGCCTGAGCTGGCACTTCGGCACGCCCGACGGCCGCGGGCCGGACCGCTCCGAGCGGAACGTGCTGCGCCTCCCCCTGCTGGCGCTCACCGACCGCGGCGGCGACCGGATCGACATCGCCTACGGACCGGACGGCGCTCCCCAGGAGATCCGGCACTCCGGCGGCTACCGCATCGCGGTCGACACCGACGGGCCGCGGATCACCGCCTTCCGGCTGCTCGGCCGGCCCGACGCCCGGCCGGCGGCGGTCGCCCAGAAGGACACCGACCGCACGGTGATGCTCGACTGGTCGAAGCTGCCCGACCCGCAGGCCGACGATGCGCCCGAGGCGACCGCCTCGGTGGAGCTGGTCCGGTTCGCCTACGACGAGCACGGCCACCTCTCCGCCGTCACCAACTCCTCCGGGCGCCCGATGCGCTTCGAGTACGACGAGGAGGGCCGGCTGCGCCACTGGACCGACCGCAACCGCCGCCGCTTCCGCTACCTCTACGACCGCCAGGGCCGCTGCACCCAGGCCCGCGGCGACCAGGGCCACCTGGACAGCGTCTTCCGCTACGACACCGAGGCGGGCACCACCACCGTCACCGACTCGCTCGGCCGGCAGACCGTGTTCCGCCACAACGAACTCGGCCAGATCACCGAGGAGACGAACGCGGCGGGGCACACCACCCACCGCGAATGGGACGAGCACGACCAGCTGCTCTCCGCGACCGACGTCCTCGGCCGCCGCACCTCCTTCGAGTACGACGCGGACGGCCTCCTCTCCGCCGTCACCCACCCGGACGGCAGCCGGACCACCACCGTCCACAACTCCCTCGGCCTGCCCGTCGAGGAGACCGGGCCGGACGGCACGACCCTCCGCTTCGGCTACGACAGGCAGGGCCGCACCACCTCGGTCACCCGCGCGGACGGAACGGTCGCCCGCTACCGGTACGACGAGCGGGGGCACCTCGCCGAGGTCGTCGAGCCCAGCGGCGCCGTCACCCGGGTCACCTGCGACCCGGCCGGTCAGCCGGTCGAGATCACCGACGCCTTCGGGGCCGTCACCCGCTGTCTGCGGGACGCCTTCGGCCGCCCGGTGGAGCTGGTCGACCCCTCGGGCGGGCGCACCGCCCTCACCTGGACCGTCGAGGGCCGGCCCGACACCCGGACCGGTCCGGACGGCCGCGTCGAGCGCTGGCGCTGGGACCCCGAGGGGAACCTCCTCCGCTACACCGACCGCAACGGCGGCACCACGGTCTTCGAGTACACCCACTTCGACAAGGTCAGCGCGCGCACCCAGCCGGACGGCCGGCGCTACACCTTCGGCTACGACACCGAGCTGAACCTGGTCCGGGTCACCGACCCGGACGGCCGGGAGTGGCGGTACGAGTACGACGAGCTGGGCCGGCTGGTCGGCGAGACCGACTTCAACGGCCGCACCCAGCGGTACCGGCTGGACGCGGCCGGCCAGCGGCTCGCCCGGACCAACGGCGCGGGCCAGACCGTCTCCTCCGGATACGACCTGCTGGGCCGCGAGATCAGCCGCAGCACCGAGGCGGGGTCCTCCACCTACTCCTGGGACGCGGCCGGGCGGCTGGTCGCGGCCGAGGGGCCGGACGGCGTCCGCCTGGAGCGCACCTACGACCCGGTGGGCCGGCTCCTCTCGGAGACCGTGGACGGCCGGACCCTCGTCTTCCGGCACGACGAGGTCGGCCGCCGGATCGAGCGCACCACCCCGTCCGGGGCGAGTACCGCGCTCGCCTGGGACGCCCTCGGCAACCTCACCGGGCTCACCGCCTCGGGCCAGCGGATCGGCTTCGAGCGGGACGCGCAGGGCCGCGAGACCCGCCGGGTCTTCGGCTCCTCCCCGGGGCAGGGGCCGGTCCTCGACACCACCTGGGACCAGCTCGGCCGGCTGCTCGGCCAGACCGTCACCGGCGCCGCCGGCGAACGCCGCCGCACCCACCGCTACCGCGCCGACGGCGTCCCGATCGGCCTGACGGACAGTCAGCGGGGCGAGCGGGAGTATGTGCTGAACCCGATGGGCCGGGTTCTCGCGGTGCTCGGCGAGGACTGGACCGAGAGCTACGGCTACGACCGGGCCGGCAACCTGGTGCACTCCGAGCACCCGCACCCGCAGGCCGAGCTGTCCGGCGGCGAGATCACCTACGAGGGCACGCTGGTGCGCGGCGCCGGCCGCACCACGTACCGGAACGACGAGCAGGGCCGGGTCGTGGAGCGCACCGAGCGCACCCTCTCCGGCAAGACCCGCACCTGGACCTTCAGCTGGGACGCGGACGACCGGCTCACCGAGGTGGAGGTGCCCGGCGGCAGCCGCTGGCGCTACCGGTACGACCCGCTGGGCCGGCGGATCTCCAAGCAGCGGATCACCGAGAGCGGCGAGGAGGCCGAGCGCACCGAGTTCACCTGGGACGGCCCGCTGCTGGTGGAGCAGACCTCCTACGGTCCGAAGCTGCCCGGCCCGTACACCCTGACCTGGGACCACGACGAGTTCCGGCCGGTGCTGCAGACCGAGCGGCTGGGCGCCGCCGCCCGGAACGGCGACGAGGTCGAGCTCGACCGGGGCGAGGTGGACCGGCGCTTCTTCGCCATCGTCTCCGACCTGGTCGGAGCGCCGACCGAGCTCCTCTCGGCGGCGGACGGAAGCACCGCCTGGCGGGCGGACAGCACCCTCTGGGGGATCACCGCCCCCGCCGACGGCGGCGCCAGGACCACCACCCCGCTGCGCTTCCCCGGCCAGTACTACGACCCGGAGACCCGCCTCCACTACAACCTCCACCGGTACTACGACCCGGCCGCGGCCCGCTACCTCAGCCCCGACCCGCTGGGCCTGGCCCCGGCGCCCAACCCCCACGGCTACGTCGGCAATCCGCTCACCACGGCCGACCCGCTGGGCCTCGCCTGCGAGGACCCGGAGACGTTCTACCGGGGGATGTCCACCGGCGAGCTGGAGAACCAGCTCAAGGCCACGGGCACGCTCTTCCCGAAGTACGGCGAGACCTTCGTCACCCAGGACCGGGCGTACATCGAGCAGTTGAGGGCGCGCCACCCCGAGGACTACGAGCATCTGGTGCAGTTCACCATGAAGCCGGGGACCCGCCAGGCGCTCCTCGACGCCGGATCGCGGGACGATCCGGCCTCGGCGTCCATCAAGGACCTCGGTCTCGACCACCTCCCGGTGCTGCAGAAGAGGCAGCCCCACCGGGTGCACATCAAGGCGGAACTCGGATTCCTCAACTTTGGCCTGCGGAGGAAGTCGGCGCATATATTCAACGACCGGATCGAGAGCTACACCACCGTCCCCTGGGGAGAACAGTGA
- a CDS encoding HEAT repeat domain-containing protein: MTPEELIAQLRDPGVPFTERRDRIARLPDSRATIAAALDKATAAADWEAVEYLLMAAAAQPDPGYVPALSRALRSGERQVPVEDALEVLAAIADPGTVGLLKDVALTEHDWDEFDQIGMKAVRALRRIRTPESTSALAELAERGSENVRALAGETVENRR; the protein is encoded by the coding sequence GTGACGCCCGAAGAACTCATCGCCCAGCTGCGCGACCCCGGGGTCCCCTTCACGGAACGACGCGACCGGATCGCGCGGCTGCCCGACTCGCGGGCGACCATCGCCGCGGCCCTCGACAAGGCCACCGCCGCGGCCGACTGGGAGGCGGTCGAGTACCTGCTGATGGCCGCCGCCGCGCAGCCCGATCCGGGGTATGTGCCGGCCCTCTCCCGGGCTCTGCGCAGCGGGGAGCGGCAGGTGCCCGTCGAGGACGCCCTGGAGGTGCTGGCGGCGATCGCCGATCCGGGGACGGTCGGCCTCCTCAAGGACGTCGCCCTGACCGAGCACGACTGGGACGAGTTCGACCAGATCGGGATGAAGGCCGTCCGGGCCCTCCGGAGGATCCGCACCCCCGAGTCCACCTCGGCCCTGGCCGAGCTCGCCGAGCGGGGCAGCGAGAACGTCCGGGCACTGGCCGGGGAGACGGTCGAGAACCGCCGGTGA
- a CDS encoding ABC transporter permease has protein sequence MKTLMRLEVLRILRNRRYLFFTIVYPVGLFAIMSGSYGNHDLLPGIDAKTYFMVAMATFGTVGAALNTAMRISTERKAGWVRQLRLTSLPSWGYVAAKIGAAAAATLPAILAVFVLAAAQGVRLSAPTWIGLVLALWIGAFVFSALGVAIGYMAPPDGVQPIVMVFYIGMAFLGGTWFAITGTFGRIAGWTPIALYNELGRTIETGGSVNVGHMAALAGYLVVFVALASRLYQRDKQKI, from the coding sequence ATGAAGACCCTGATGCGCCTGGAGGTCCTGCGGATCCTCCGCAACCGCCGCTACCTCTTCTTCACCATCGTCTATCCGGTCGGCCTGTTCGCGATCATGTCCGGCTCGTACGGCAACCACGACCTGCTGCCCGGGATCGACGCCAAGACCTACTTCATGGTGGCCATGGCCACCTTCGGCACGGTGGGCGCCGCCCTCAACACGGCGATGCGGATCTCCACCGAGCGGAAGGCCGGCTGGGTCCGCCAGCTCCGCCTGACCTCGCTGCCCAGCTGGGGCTATGTCGCGGCGAAGATCGGTGCCGCGGCGGCGGCCACCCTGCCGGCGATCCTCGCCGTCTTCGTCCTGGCCGCGGCCCAGGGCGTCCGGCTCTCCGCGCCGACCTGGATCGGGCTGGTGCTGGCGCTGTGGATCGGCGCGTTCGTCTTCTCCGCCCTCGGCGTCGCCATCGGGTACATGGCACCGCCGGACGGGGTGCAGCCGATCGTGATGGTCTTCTACATCGGGATGGCCTTCCTCGGCGGCACCTGGTTCGCCATCACCGGCACCTTCGGCAGGATCGCCGGCTGGACGCCGATCGCCCTCTACAACGAGCTGGGCCGGACCATCGAGACCGGCGGCTCGGTCAACGTCGGCCACATGGCCGCCCTCGCCGGGTACCTGGTCGTCTTCGTCGCCCTCGCCTCCAGGCTCTACCAGCGGGACAAGCAGAAGATCTGA
- a CDS encoding response regulator transcription factor: MSGDETIRLLLAEDQAMVREALAALLGLEGDIEVVAQVSRGDEVVDAAKAGSVDVALLDIEMPGMTGIEAAARLREALPGCRIVILTTFGRPGYLRRAMESGADAFLVKDAPAAQLADAVRRVLRGERVIDPVLAAAALAEGANPLTARERDVLAAAADGSVNADIAKRLHLSEGTVRNYLSMAIQKTQARNRAEAVRIAREKGWL; this comes from the coding sequence ATGTCCGGGGACGAGACGATCAGGCTGCTGCTGGCCGAGGACCAGGCGATGGTGCGCGAGGCGCTCGCCGCGCTTCTGGGGCTGGAGGGCGACATCGAGGTCGTCGCCCAGGTGTCCAGGGGCGACGAGGTCGTCGACGCCGCGAAGGCGGGGAGCGTGGACGTCGCCCTCCTCGACATCGAGATGCCGGGGATGACGGGGATCGAGGCCGCCGCCCGCCTCCGGGAGGCGCTCCCCGGCTGCCGGATCGTCATCCTGACCACCTTCGGCCGCCCCGGCTACCTCCGCCGGGCGATGGAGTCCGGCGCCGACGCCTTCCTGGTGAAGGACGCACCCGCGGCCCAACTCGCCGACGCGGTACGGCGGGTGCTCCGCGGCGAGCGGGTCATCGACCCGGTGCTCGCCGCCGCGGCGCTCGCCGAGGGCGCGAACCCGCTCACCGCCCGCGAACGCGACGTCCTGGCCGCGGCCGCGGACGGCTCGGTCAACGCGGACATCGCCAAGCGGCTGCACCTCTCCGAGGGCACGGTCCGCAACTACCTGTCGATGGCGATCCAGAAGACCCAGGCCCGCAACCGCGCCGAGGCCGTCCGGATCGCCCGCGAGAAGGGCTGGCTCTAG
- a CDS encoding DUF4291 domain-containing protein codes for MSSAPHSAGPGPRVREIRAAHDADSLTVYQAYPAAIADAALAAGTFVPPFKRERMTWIKPSFRWMMYRCGWGRKPGQERVLAIRIRRDGFAWALANSCLSHPDGEVHASHEQWKRQLAESPVRVQWDPERDIRLQPLPHRAIQVGLTGEAVRRYVEDWILDLTDVTELAHEAHSLVRSGEAGAAEALLPAERPYPISAELAARIGASAG; via the coding sequence ATGTCCTCCGCACCGCATTCGGCGGGGCCCGGCCCGCGCGTCCGCGAGATCCGGGCCGCCCATGACGCCGACTCCCTGACGGTCTATCAGGCCTATCCGGCCGCCATCGCCGACGCGGCGCTCGCCGCCGGCACCTTCGTCCCGCCGTTCAAGCGCGAGCGGATGACCTGGATCAAGCCCTCCTTCCGCTGGATGATGTACCGCTGCGGCTGGGGGCGGAAGCCGGGCCAGGAGCGGGTGCTGGCGATCCGGATCCGGCGGGACGGGTTCGCCTGGGCGCTCGCCAACTCCTGCCTCAGCCACCCGGACGGGGAGGTCCACGCCTCGCACGAGCAGTGGAAGCGGCAGCTGGCCGAGAGCCCGGTGCGCGTCCAGTGGGACCCCGAGCGCGACATCCGGCTGCAGCCGCTCCCCCACCGCGCCATCCAGGTCGGCCTGACCGGCGAGGCCGTACGGCGCTACGTGGAGGACTGGATCCTGGACCTGACCGACGTCACCGAGCTCGCCCACGAGGCCCATTCCCTCGTCCGCTCCGGGGAGGCCGGCGCGGCCGAGGCGCTGCTCCCCGCCGAGCGGCCCTATCCGATCTCCGCGGAACTCGCCGCCCGGATCGGAGCGAGCGCCGGCTGA
- a CDS encoding sensor histidine kinase → MTTSQTPPRRRPGPLTVRPVTAPYLAVGDPGYASGPGIGRPPENRRQMLVKLAWMLLWMLYLAYPITDLTGGRHGIAAQVWGWTALAVFLASYLALVMVRGMLRKDWQAVSIAAVVLMPALAVATTATLGSPWVTLFVYSGVAMGAVLPPKYAMRGVVGVTALTVAVGVPTGAADGANGSSFYPLVFSTLLGGFAMTGLQQLVRTMHELREARRTVAELAAADERLRLARDLHDLLGHSLSLITLKAELTGRLMDQSREEEARAQVTDIEQVGRQALVDVRAAVGGYRRPKLSVELVAARTALAAGKVELDAEVAVPDGLGTEEEAALAWALRESVTNVVRHSGASRCEIRLHEAADAVTLTVADNGAGPGRASAGNGLTGLSERLTAVGGELTTGAAAGGGFRLTARVPRRV, encoded by the coding sequence ATGACGACCAGCCAGACACCGCCCAGACGCCGCCCGGGACCGCTCACGGTACGCCCGGTCACGGCCCCGTACCTGGCCGTCGGGGACCCCGGCTACGCCAGCGGGCCGGGCATCGGGCGGCCCCCGGAGAACCGCCGCCAGATGCTGGTCAAGCTGGCCTGGATGCTGCTGTGGATGCTGTATCTGGCGTACCCGATCACCGATCTGACCGGCGGCCGGCACGGGATCGCCGCCCAGGTGTGGGGCTGGACGGCGCTGGCGGTCTTCCTCGCCTCGTACCTGGCGCTGGTGATGGTCCGGGGGATGCTCCGCAAGGACTGGCAGGCGGTCAGCATCGCGGCGGTGGTGCTGATGCCGGCGCTGGCGGTGGCCACCACGGCCACCCTGGGCAGCCCGTGGGTGACGCTCTTCGTCTACTCCGGGGTGGCGATGGGCGCGGTCCTGCCGCCGAAGTACGCGATGCGCGGGGTGGTCGGGGTGACCGCGCTGACGGTCGCGGTCGGCGTGCCCACCGGGGCCGCCGACGGGGCGAACGGCAGCTCCTTCTATCCGCTGGTCTTCTCCACGCTGCTCGGCGGGTTCGCCATGACGGGGCTCCAGCAGCTGGTCCGCACCATGCACGAGCTGCGCGAGGCGCGGCGCACGGTGGCCGAGCTGGCCGCGGCCGACGAGCGGCTGCGGCTGGCCCGCGACCTCCACGACCTGCTGGGGCACTCGCTCTCGCTGATCACCCTCAAGGCCGAGCTGACCGGGCGGCTGATGGACCAGTCGCGGGAGGAGGAGGCGCGGGCGCAGGTCACGGACATCGAACAGGTGGGGCGGCAGGCGCTGGTGGACGTCCGGGCGGCGGTCGGCGGCTACCGGCGGCCGAAGCTGTCGGTCGAGCTGGTGGCGGCGCGGACGGCGCTGGCGGCCGGCAAGGTCGAACTGGACGCGGAGGTCGCGGTCCCGGACGGGCTGGGCACCGAGGAGGAGGCGGCGCTGGCCTGGGCGCTGCGGGAGTCGGTCACCAACGTGGTCCGGCACAGCGGGGCGAGCCGGTGCGAGATCCGCCTCCACGAGGCCGCTGACGCCGTCACGCTGACGGTCGCCGACAACGGCGCGGGTCCCGGGCGGGCGTCCGCGGGCAACGGCCTCACCGGCCTGTCCGAACGCCTCACCGCGGTGGGCGGCGAGCTGACGACCGGCGCGGCGGCGGGCGGCGGCTTCCGCCTCACGGCGAGGGTCCCCAGGCGCGTCTAG